A stretch of the Stegostoma tigrinum isolate sSteTig4 chromosome 34, sSteTig4.hap1, whole genome shotgun sequence genome encodes the following:
- the LOC125446587 gene encoding radiation-inducible immediate-early gene IEX-1-like: MPSTSLPPPLPVGQSYSFSTRRSTEPEIFTFDPIPLHKPSSKAKRRSLKVLYPIYQSRKSHPTRIDLAKRLFLVLLSIVILQVYSTTETEEEEANLVSETLQLETRSEPSLPAGLALKLDSASICILTVPQGAAGNNTVSTV; this comes from the exons ATGCCGTCTACCAGTCTCCCACCGCCTCTCCCGGTAGGGCAGAGTTACAGCTTCAGCACCAGGAGGAGCACCGAACCGGAGATCTTTACCTTCGATCCGATCCCGTTGCACAAACCCAGCAGCAAAGCCAAGAGGCGCTCGTTGAAGGTCCTTTATCCGATATACCAG TCTCGGAAGTCCCATCCCACCAGGATAGACTTGGCTAAGAGGCTTTTCCTGGTGCTGCTATCCATTGTTATCCTGCAGGTGTATAGTACTACAGagactgaggaagaggaggccaATCTGGTTTCTGAGACTCTGCAGCTGGAGACCAGGAGTGAACCCTCCCTGCCAGCTGGGCTAGCCTTGAAGTTGGATTCTGCTTCCATTTGCATACTGACTGTGCCACAAGGAGCTGCGGGTAACAACACAGTCAGTACTGTTTGA